A single region of the Schistocerca serialis cubense isolate TAMUIC-IGC-003099 chromosome 7, iqSchSeri2.2, whole genome shotgun sequence genome encodes:
- the LOC126412586 gene encoding protein cereblon encodes MEGGGEASGAMVPVNNNDSSSEDEGDTKDDDVQQKFDTALPAKHTYLGDLEEVRGRIVLDDGSLQTIPILPQPGVVLVPGQTLPLTVFYPPTVSMLRRSINTDRIFGVICIKYVNSSPATIANVGTTAEIYEFQDEESDFGFRIKAKGRQRFRVIESNRQVDGNIIAKVKILPEVILPDPLKEIKHLSLNRLRQFKNLQQWSCLNARDAVQTRWPIWVYMQYQTEYLIPRIMHHLQHVSSGRSNVAIPKDPVELSFWVAQNLPIVDEQRLRLLSINSAVQRLRLELCILERCKLFCCSDCGTIVARKRDVFPMSVEGPQGTYVNPGGYVHETMTLYKVQGLELLSEEPDTEYSWFPGYGWTIAQCRQCHKHMGWKFTAVKKGLKPDTFWCLCRRSLAPKLSPQDDDDTVLVM; translated from the coding sequence ATGGAAGGGGGTGGAGAGGCGTCAGGTGCGATGGTTCCGGTAAACAATAATGATTCAAGCAGTGAAGATGAAGGTGATACTAAGGACGACGACGTTCAACAGAAGTTTGATACCGCCTTGCCTGCGAAACATACCTATCTGGGAGACCTCGAAGAAGTGAGAGGAAGAATTGTATTAGATGATGGTTCGTTGCAGACAATCCCAATTCTTCCTCAGCCTGGAGTTGTCTTGGTGCCAGGACAGACTCTACCACTTACAGTTTTTTACCCACCAACAGTCAGTATGCTACGGCGAAGTATCAACACTGATCGAATATTTGGCGTAATTTGTATAAAGTATGTAAATTCATCTCCTGCGACGATAGCGAATGTTGGGACAACAGCGGAAATATACGAATTCCAGGATGAGGAGTCTGACTTCGGTTTCCGTATCAAGGCAAAGGGGAGGCAAAGGTTTCGGGTGATTGAGTCAAATCGACAAGTCGATGGGAATATAATAGCAAAGGTTAAAATATTACCAGAAGTTATTTTGCCTGACCCTTTGaaggaaattaaacacctttcactGAATCGCCTGAGACAATTCAAAAATCTGCAGCAGTGGTCCTGTTTAAATGCTCGAGATGCTGTACAAACACGTTGGCCAATTTGGGTGTATATGCAGTACCAGACAGAATATCTGATACCAAGAATAATGCATCACTTGCAGCATGTAAGCAGTGGAAGAAGTAATGTAGCGATTCCAAAGGATCCCGTAGAATTATCTTTCTGGGTGGCACAAAACTTGCCTATTGTTGATGAACAGAGGCTTAGGCTGCTAAGCATTAATTCAGCTGTTCAACGTCTTCGACTTGAACTTTGTATATTAGAAAGGTGTAAACTATTTTGTTGCAGTGATTGTGGCACAATAGTTGCCAGAAAACGTGACGTATTTCCCATGTCTGTTGAAGGCCCTCAGGGTACATATGTAAATCCTGGCGGCTATGTACATGAGACTATGACACTGTATAAAGTACAAGGATTAGAGCTTTTGAGTGAGGAGCCAGATACTGAATATTCATGGTTCCCAGGTTATGGGTGGACAATAGCTCAATGTAGGCAATGCCATAAACATATGGGGTGGAAATTTACTGCAGTGAAAAAAGGTCTAAAACCAGATACATTCTGGTGCTTATGTCGCAGGTCACTTGCACCAAAATTGTCACCACAAGATGATGATGATACAGTGCTTGTCATGTAA